The following proteins come from a genomic window of Desulfobacterales bacterium:
- the cobO gene encoding cob(I)yrinic acid a,c-diamide adenosyltransferase, with translation MHKKGLLMVNTGNGKGKTTAALGLAIRAAGQKLKVCIIQFIKGSLKYGEIEALKRFNDTIELHIMGRGFTFKSDDIEKDIKIAQNAWNFAKETILSKKHNLVILDELTYLITYKMVPEEEIIEFLKNRPSEMHIMVTGRNACESLINIADMVTSMEAVKHHYNNGINAQKGIEF, from the coding sequence ATGCACAAAAAAGGCTTATTAATGGTAAACACAGGAAATGGAAAAGGAAAAACAACAGCGGCTTTAGGCCTTGCAATAAGGGCAGCTGGCCAAAAATTAAAGGTATGCATAATTCAATTTATAAAAGGCAGCTTAAAATATGGTGAAATTGAGGCGCTTAAAAGATTTAATGACACTATTGAACTTCATATAATGGGAAGAGGCTTTACATTTAAATCCGATGATATTGAAAAAGATATTAAAATCGCCCAAAACGCCTGGAATTTTGCAAAAGAAACTATTCTTTCAAAAAAACATAATCTTGTAATTTTAGATGAATTGACTTATTTAATTACTTACAAGATGGTTCCCGAAGAAGAAATCATAGAATTTTTAAAAAATAGACCTTCTGAAATGCACATAATGGTTACAGGCCGTAATGCTTGTGAAAGCCTTATAAATATAGCTGATATGGTAACATCTATGGAAGCGGTAAAGCATC